The following proteins come from a genomic window of Coffea arabica cultivar ET-39 chromosome 11c, Coffea Arabica ET-39 HiFi, whole genome shotgun sequence:
- the LOC113715808 gene encoding receptor kinase-like protein Xa21: protein MTESSSSELSFFSALTHCQQLRRLRIGYNPLNGILPSSVGNLSTSLEYVYAAYCGIRGYIPNEFTNLSSLAFLFLQGNNLAGFIPATIGALSKLLNNLGFLSLSYNEFCRTVPACLGNITSLRYIYLSSNKFNSAIPSSFGSLGDLLHLDLSSNYLSGSLPSEIGSLKAATLLNVSMNQILGVIPSAIGGMQDVIDLSLAFNRFEGPIPRSIGNMLALESLDLSSNNLSGSIPNSLEALSHLSLFNVSFNRLSGEIPSGGPFANFTSKSFMSNERLCGTPQLQVPACRASLSGKRRTKRVLLIVLITLAVSLIVVAIIIPVALMRSRKTSSTITGGDSLDAIAHGRISYHEIEQATKGFSERNLIGMGAYGSVYKALINGSNVAVKVFNLQIKGAFRSFDIECEVLRNLGHRNLTKVISSCSSLDFKALIFEYMSNGSLEKWLYYQDLYMDFLQRLDIMIDVASVLDYLHDGYSIPVLHCDLKPNNVLLDENIVAHVGDFGTAKLLGMGESMAQTQTLATLGYMAPKYGSEGLISKKCHIYSFGIMLMETFTRRKPTNEMLSGDMTLKDWINASWPDAVSEVIHANLMRLEEDLTGMVHGGCQTTKNKIYIKTYSQN, encoded by the exons ATGACAGAATCTTCATCATCAGAATTGAGCTTCTTCAGTGCATTAACACATTGCCAACAGTTACGACGACTACGGATAGGTTACAATCCCCTGAATGGAATTCTTCCATCTTCTGTTGGTAACCTTTCTACTTCTCTTGAATATGTGTATGCAGCTTATTGTGGAATAAGAGGCTACATTCCAAATGAATTCACTAATTTGAGCAGCTTAGCGTTCTTATTTCTGCAAGGCAACAACTTGGCTGGATTCATTCCAGCAACAATTGGAGCACTATCAAAACT CTTGAACAACTTGGGATTTCTAAGTTTGAGCTATAACGAGTTTTGCCGCACGGTGCCAGCATGCTTAGGGAACATTACATCTCTAAGATACATTTATCTAAGTTCCAACAAATTTAACTCTGCTATACCTTCAAGCTTCGGGAGCCTCGGTGatctcttgcatcttgatttgtCTTCAAACTATTTGAGTGGCTCTCTTCCCtcagaaattggaagtttaaagGCTGCGACACTGTTAAATGTTTCTATGAATCAAATTTTAGGTGTCATCCCTAGTGCAATTGGAGGTATGCAAGATGTGATTGATCTTTCCCTTGCATTTAATAGATTTGAAGGACCTATTCCTAGATCAATTGGCAACATGTTAGCCTTGGAATCTCTGGACTTATCAAGTAATAACCTATCTGGTTCCATCCCCAATTCATTGGAAGCACTTTCACATCTTTCATTATTTAACGTGTCCTTCAATAGATTAAGTGGTGAAATTCCTTCTGGAGGTCCTTTTGCAAACTTCACATCTAAATCCTTTATGTCAAATGAAAGACTTTGTGGCACTCCTCAGCTTCAAGTCCCAGCATGCAGAGCTAGCTTATCTGGAAAGCGAAGGACAAAAAGAGTGCTACTAATTGTGTTAATTACACTAGCAGTTTCTCTCATAGTTGTGGCCATCATCATCCCTGTTGCCTTAATGCGATCTAGAAAAACAAGCAGCACAATAACTGGAGGAGATTCCTTAGATGCTATAGCACATGGCAGAATATCATATCATGAAATTGAACAAGCTACTAAAGGATTTAGTGAGAGAAATTTGATTGGCATGGGAGCCTATGGTTCTGTTTACAAGGCATTAATCAATGGATCAAATGTAGCTGTGAAGGTGTTCAACTTACAAATAAAAGGTGCATTTAGAAGTTTTGACATAGAATGTGAAGTACTACGTAACCTTGGTCACAGAAATCTAACCAAAGTCATCAGCAGCTGTTCCAGCCTTGACTTCAAAGCTTTAATTTTTGAATATATGTCTAATGGAAGTCTTGAAAAGTGGTTGTACTATCAGGATCTGTACATGGATTTTTTGCAAAGACTAGACATAATGATTGATGTGGCATCAGTATTAGACTATCTGCACGATGGTTATTCAATCCCTGTGCTTCACTGTGATCTGAAACCAAACAATGTTTTACTTGACGAAAATATCGTAGCACATGTGGGTGATTTTGGCACTGCAAAATTATTAGGGATGGGAGAGAGCATGGCCCAAACTCAGACACTAGCAACACTGGGATACATGGCACCAA AGTATGGATCAGAAGGTTTGATATCCAAGAAGTGTCATATCTACAGTTTTGGAATCATGTTGATGGAAACTTTCACAAGAAGGAAGCCAACTAATGAAATGTTATCAGGAGATATGACCTTGAAGGACTGGATAAACGCATCATGGCCAGATGCTGTGTCTGAGGTTATACATGCTAATTTGATGAGGCTGGAAGAGGATCTAACAGGGATGGTTCATGGTGGCTGTCaaactaccaaaaataaaatttatatcaaAACCTACTCCCAAAACTAA